The following are from one region of the Endozoicomonas sp. 4G genome:
- a CDS encoding C2H2-type zinc finger protein has product MLLKKPLILTLAVAFSVHCSKGHAQENRLPLLFTLTVGKVLIEWHHFDMPRVCFDDDILLKPDTHYGFSPDCGVEAKTYRRAASDDYCNSEDKSASDENSDSSPEEDETDTETDVHFINTTPDPFQALNEFSEYCATLRLRMINQEHTSDSEITTGSEAIHLPADRRPKKTKLHQCDHEGCNYNTRWASYLKRHKQIHLPADQRPKVHQCDHEGCNFRTDYKGSLKLHKQTHLPADQRPRKPKVHQCDLKDCNYRSDRADHLKKHKQTHLPADQRAKAQQCDHEGCNYRSDRKTNLKMHKKTHLPANQRAGVRQCDHEGCNYSTDRPGDLKRHKQTHLPADQRPRKPKVHQCDLEDCNYRSDRADHLKKHKQTHLPADQRPKQPKVHHCDHAGCSYSSSRAEDLKKHKQTHLPKDQRPRAYQCDHEGCNYRTNHSGSLKMHKQTHLPADQRLKRPKRKAHDQPPSNKKRKKADKE; this is encoded by the coding sequence GGCCACGCTCAGGAAAACAGGTTGCCTTTGCTCTTCACTCTGACTGTCGGCAAGGTGCTTATTGAATGGCACCACTTCGACATGCCACGGGTTTGCTTCGATGATGACATCCTCTTAAAGCCTGACACTCACTATGGCTTTTCTCCTGACTGTGGCGTCGAAGCCAAGACTTACCGTCGGGCAGCCTCTGATGATTATTGTAACAGTGAAGACAAGAGTGCCTCTGATGAAAACAGCGACAGCAGCCCTGAAGAAGACGAAACGGATACCGAAACGGATGTTCATTTTATAAACACGACACCTGATCCTTTTCAAGCATTAAACGAATTCAGTGAGTACTGTGCGACTCTAAGACTGAGAATGATTAACCAGGAGCACACTTCAGACAGTGAAATAACCACTGGGTCAGAGGCGATTCACCTGCCTGCCGACCGGAGACCCAAGAAAACCAAGCTGCACCAGTGTGACCATGAAGGCTGCAACTACAACACCAGATGGGCGAGCTATCTGAAAAGGCACAAGCAGATCCACCTGCCTGCCGACCAGAGACCCAAGGTGCACCAGTGTGACCATGAGGGCTGCAACTTCAGAACCGACTACAAGGGCAGTCTGAAACTACACAAACAGACCCACCTGCCTGCCGACCAGAGACCCAGGAAACCCAAAGTGCACCAGTGTGACCTTAAGGACTGCAACTACCGCTCCGACCGAGCGGACCATCTAAAAAAGCACAAACAAACGCACCTGCCTGCCGACCAGAGAGCCAAGGCTCAACAGTGTGACCATGAGGGCTGCAACTACCGTTCCGATCGGAAGACCAATCTGAAAATGCACAAAAAAACCCACCTGCCTGCCAACCAGAGAGCCGGGGTGCGCCAGTGTGACCATGAGGGCTGCAATTACAGCACCGACCGGCCGGGCGATCTGAAAAGGCACAAACAGACCCACCTGCCTGCCGACCAGAGACCCAGGAAACCCAAAGTGCACCAGTGTGACCTTGAGGACTGCAACTACCGCTCCGACCGAGCGGACCATCTAAAAAAGCACAAACAAACGCACCTGCCTGCCGACCAGAGACCCAAGCAACCCAAGGTGCACCATTGTGACCATGCGGGCTGCAGCTACAGTAGCAGTCGGGCGGAAGATCTGAAAAAACATAAGCAGACCCACCTGCCTAAAGACCAGAGACCCAGGGCATACCAGTGTGACCATGAGGGCTGCAACTACAGAACCAACCACAGTGGCAGTCTGAAAATGCACAAACAGACCCACCTCCCTGCCGACCAGAGACTCAAGAGACCCAAAAGAAAAGCGCATGACCAGCCGCCATCTAACAAGAAAAGAAAGAAGGCTGACAAAGAATGA